In Haloterrigena turkmenica DSM 5511, a single genomic region encodes these proteins:
- a CDS encoding SPFH domain-containing protein, whose protein sequence is MVVETLPLQSVTGGALLVVGALVLLVVLAALLSAIEIVDAYEKRALTVFGEYRKLLEPGINFVPPFVSNTYRFDMRTQTLDVPRQEAITRDNSPVTADAVVYIKVMDAKKAFLQVDNYKKAVSNLAQTTLRAVLGDMELDDTLNKRQEINARIRQELDEPTDEWGIRVESVEVREVNPSKDVQRAMEQQTSAERKRRAMILEAQGERRSAVEKAEGDKQSEIIRAQGEKQSQILEAQGDAISTVLRAKSAESMGERAVIDKGMETLSEIGQGESTTFVMPQELTSLVGRYGKHLSGSDVKQNGAELESREFDDETRELIGLDDIAEIIGEIDEEAEMDLEAMEQEAQAIKEGKDAGTISDPDAVIEEMDQDFQERTDGGSETATDADSASDDADDATTN, encoded by the coding sequence ATGGTCGTAGAAACACTTCCACTGCAATCGGTCACCGGCGGTGCCCTGCTGGTCGTCGGTGCGCTGGTCCTCCTCGTCGTCCTCGCCGCACTGCTCAGTGCGATCGAGATCGTCGACGCCTACGAGAAACGCGCCTTGACCGTCTTCGGCGAGTACCGCAAACTGCTCGAGCCGGGGATCAACTTCGTCCCGCCGTTCGTCTCGAACACCTACCGGTTCGATATGCGAACGCAGACCTTGGACGTTCCCCGCCAGGAAGCGATTACCCGAGACAACTCGCCCGTGACGGCCGACGCCGTCGTCTACATCAAGGTCATGGACGCCAAGAAGGCGTTCCTGCAGGTCGACAACTACAAGAAGGCCGTCTCCAACCTCGCCCAGACCACCCTCCGGGCCGTGCTGGGCGACATGGAACTCGACGACACGCTGAACAAGCGCCAGGAGATCAACGCGCGCATCCGCCAGGAACTCGACGAACCCACCGACGAGTGGGGGATCCGCGTCGAGAGCGTCGAGGTTCGCGAGGTCAACCCCTCGAAGGACGTCCAGCGCGCGATGGAGCAACAGACCTCCGCCGAGCGGAAGCGCCGCGCGATGATCCTCGAGGCACAGGGTGAACGCCGCAGCGCCGTCGAGAAGGCCGAAGGTGACAAACAGAGCGAGATCATCCGCGCCCAGGGTGAAAAGCAGAGCCAGATCCTCGAGGCGCAGGGTGACGCGATCTCGACGGTCCTGCGCGCGAAATCCGCCGAATCGATGGGCGAACGCGCGGTCATCGACAAGGGGATGGAGACGCTCTCCGAGATCGGTCAGGGCGAGTCGACGACCTTCGTCATGCCCCAGGAGCTCACCTCGCTGGTCGGTCGCTACGGCAAACACCTCTCGGGGAGCGACGTCAAGCAAAACGGCGCCGAACTCGAGAGCCGCGAGTTCGACGACGAGACTCGCGAACTGATCGGCCTCGACGACATCGCCGAGATCATCGGCGAGATCGACGAGGAAGCCGAGATGGACCTCGAGGCGATGGAACAGGAGGCCCAGGCGATCAAGGAGGGCAAGGACGCCGGTACCATCTCCGACCCCGACGCGGTCATCGAGGAGATGGATCAGGACTTCCAGGAGCGAACCGACGGCGGATCCGAGACGGCGACCGACGCCGACTCGGCTTCCGACGACGCGGACGACGCGACGACTAACTGA
- a CDS encoding NfeD family protein — protein MLELLVGNMPLALLIVGLVLMGLEALSPGAHLIVIGVALVGAGLIGVLVPLTLSPIVLAALTLVIGVGAAYVYREFDFYGGKGTARTSDSSSLSGATGYVTETVTARDGQVKLEEGGFSPYYSARSTGGTIEEGEEVIVLDPGGGNVLTVEALGSIGEDEIDRALAKGADDGNDADDAANENSPSEPETETETEKSS, from the coding sequence ATGCTAGAACTACTCGTCGGAAACATGCCGCTCGCGCTCCTGATCGTGGGACTCGTACTCATGGGTCTCGAGGCGCTTTCACCGGGCGCACACCTCATCGTGATCGGGGTCGCACTGGTCGGCGCGGGACTGATCGGCGTGCTCGTCCCCCTCACCCTGAGCCCGATCGTCTTGGCGGCGTTGACGCTCGTCATCGGCGTCGGTGCGGCCTACGTCTACCGCGAGTTCGACTTCTACGGCGGCAAAGGCACCGCTCGGACCTCCGACTCGAGTTCGCTGTCCGGCGCGACGGGCTACGTGACCGAGACCGTCACGGCGCGCGACGGGCAGGTCAAACTCGAGGAAGGCGGGTTCTCGCCGTACTACAGCGCCCGGTCGACGGGCGGGACGATCGAGGAGGGAGAGGAGGTCATCGTCCTCGACCCTGGCGGCGGCAACGTGTTGACGGTCGAGGCGCTCGGTTCGATCGGCGAGGACGAAATCGATCGCGCGCTCGCGAAAGGGGCAGACGATGGCAACGACGCCGACGACGCTGCCAACGAGAATTCGCCGTCTGAACCCGAAACGGAGACCGAGACGGAGAAATCGAGCTGA
- a CDS encoding DUF7312 domain-containing protein, whose translation MPDDAAGTDDGEDRRRRPSGSDPDADYSIDERSVFDVGNSADRADESDEIDGRSRGDDGYRVPLDLSGDDDAAGVDADADEDDDDPYAPEPNSTPIEPGDPDLESVIFVFLGAIAMTLVLFRVMTLPL comes from the coding sequence ATGCCAGACGATGCGGCCGGGACCGACGACGGCGAGGACCGGCGACGGCGGCCGTCGGGGTCCGACCCAGACGCCGACTACTCGATCGACGAGCGGTCGGTCTTCGATGTGGGGAACTCGGCGGATCGCGCCGACGAGAGCGACGAGATCGATGGTCGTTCACGCGGCGACGACGGATATCGGGTCCCGCTCGACCTCTCCGGAGACGACGACGCGGCCGGCGTCGACGCGGATGCGGACGAGGACGATGACGACCCGTACGCACCCGAGCCGAATTCGACGCCGATCGAACCCGGCGATCCGGACCTCGAGAGCGTGATCTTCGTCTTCCTCGGTGCGATCGCGATGACGCTCGTCCTCTTCCGGGTCATGACCCTCCCGCTGTGA